The following is a genomic window from Citrifermentans bemidjiense Bem.
ACCGGCAAAACGGCCACCTTCCTCATCTCCATCTTCACCAAGCTCCTCAGCCAGGCAAAAACCGGCGGCGAACACCATCCCAGAGCCCTAATCCTCGCTCCCACCCGCGAACTGGTGGTCCAGATCGAAAAGGACGCCCAGGCACTTGGCAAATACACCGGCTTCAACATCCAGGCGATCTACGGCGGCGTCGACTACATGAAGCAGCGCGACGCCCTGAAGGCTGGCGCCGACATCGTCATCGGCACGCCGGGCCGCCTCATCGACTACTTGAAACAGAAGGTCTACTCCGTGAAGGACGTCGAGGCGCTGGTCATCGACGAGGCCGACCGGATGTTCGACATGGGATTCATAGCGGACCTCCGCTTCATCCTGAGAAGGCTTCCCCCCTACGACAAGAGGCAAAACCTCCTCTTCTCCGCGACCCTTAACACCCGCGTTATGGAACTCGCCTACGAGTTCATGAACATGCCGGAGAAGGTGTCGGTGACCCCCGAGCAGATGACCGCTGAGCGTGTCGAGCAGGTGCTCTACCACGTTTCGCGCAAAGAGAAGTTTCCGCTACTCTTAGGCCTGCTCAGGAAGATGGGTATGGAGCGGACCATGATCTTCGTGAACACGAAGCGCGAGGCGGAGTACCTGCAGGACCGCCTGAACGCGAACGAATTCCCGGGCAAGGTCATCTCTGGCGACGTCGAACAGAGAAAGCGGATGAAGATCCTGGCGGATTTCAAGGATGGAACCCTTCCCATCATGATCGCCACCGACGTCGCCTCCCGCGGCATTCACATCGAGGGAGTCTCCCACGTCATCAACTATGACCTGCCCCAGGACTGCGAGGACTACGTGCACCGCATCGGCAGGACCGCACGCGCCGGAGCAGAAGGGATGGCGATCTCGTTCGCGGACGAGGACGGCGCTTTCTACATCGAGCCGATTGAGGATTTCATCAAGCAGAAGATCCCCACCGAGTGGGCCGAGGACGACATGTTCGTCCACGACTACAAAAGGACCAAGCCCCGCCCCCGCACCGAGTTGCCTCACGGCAGGGGCGGCAAGCCCGGCGACAGGGGAAGGTCGGGCGACAAAGGAAGACCGGCAGGGCGAGGAAGGTCCGGCTCGGGGAGCAGCAAACCCGCAGCAGGCGAGAAGAAAGTCGCCGCCGAAAAGCCCGCCACCGAGACAGTCGCAACGGCAGGTGAAGGAACCGAGGCGGCCAAGCGCAAGAGACCGCGCCGCCGCAAGCCGAAGAAGGCTGCCGAGGGCACCGAGTCCAATCAACCGAGCCAGCCCGATCAGCCGTGACCGGGAAGGGACGCCCCGCCAAGAAGTACTCCCAGGCAGGGAGGGTGCATGACGTGATACGCCTCATCGAGGCGCGTCACGGCATCTCCATTTCCGAGCTCGCCGAAGAGACCGGCGTCAACAAGCGCACCATCCATCGGGACCTCGCCGCCATCCAGGAGGCGGGGTACCCGCTCATTTCCGACTGGCAGGACGGCGAGAAGGTATATCGCTTCCTGACCCGCTTCAAGGATGTCCCCCCCATCAGCTTCACGCTGCAGGAGCTTATGACCCTCTCCCTGCTCCGCTCCCAGCTCGACCTGCTCAAGGGAACCCCGTTCCTTGAGGACATGCAAAGCGTCTTCAGAAAGGTGAACTCCGTCCTGCCGCCGCGGCTCGCCGCGCACATGGAGCGGATAGCCGAGGTCTCCCTGCCGCTTTTGCAGGGAAAGCGCGATTACAGCCGCTGCGCCGAATCGCTGCAAACGATCCGCCACGCCCTTTTGTACCAGCACAGCATCGTCATCACCTACCAGCCCCCCAACCGCCCCGAGCCGGTGGAGTACCTGGTCGACCCATACACCCTCCTGTTCCAGAAGGGTGGCATTTACTTGTTGGGCTACGCGCAACAGCGCCAGGCCTTGCGCACCTTCGCCGTCGAGCGTATCGCCAAGGTCGAGCCGCGCCAGGAACGCTTCGAGATTCCCGAGGGGTTCCGTCCCGGGCAGGCTTTGGGCGGCGCCTTCGGCATCGTGGCCGAGCCTCCCATGGACGTGGTGATACACTTTTCGGCCGGCATCGCCCACGCCATCAAGGACCGCGTCTGGCACGCCTCCCAGCAGGTAAAAGAAGAGCGGGACGGCTCGCTTACCCTCACCTTCCACGCCGGCGGCAAGATGGAGATCCTTTCCTGGCTCCTTTCCTACGGCGCCCACGCCGAACTCATCTCCCCCCCCGAACTGCGCGAGGAACTGACCCGCCTGGTGCAGGACACCTCCCGACTGTACCAGACCGCGTAGGCTCCTTCCGGCACCTAGCTCGGCGCCTTCTTTTGTTTTAGTTTTCGGTTGTTCTTATTGACATTGGGCCACACTCTGGTGAAATCTCTTTTTGCAGCATGAAAGAAAGTCAATCTTTACGGGGGATGCCCATGTCTCCAATCAGAAGATTTGGCACCGATCGATTCTCCCTACCTATTAGTACACCCGGACCTCTGGGGCATCAGGATGCAGCTTCTCCAGATTCTCCAGAATGGGTTATAGGTGAGACACCTGGTCCTTTAGGTTTTAATGATTATGCCGATCCTTCATACAGATTCCGAATTGAAGATGGTAACAGCTGCAGATTGACTGACAAAGTACCAGTTCCACAACATATCAATCGCGGGTTAACAGCCCCCTCACCTGATTTTCTAGTCCTACTACTTGGCAAACCACGTGAACTCTACTCCAATGAATGTGAACGAGTAACTAACCCAATTCTCGCTTCGCAGATGTTAGTGTCGCAGGTGGGTCCATTTAAAGTACACGGACTGCGCCCGGCAATTGAGAGTCTAAAAATGATCTTAAATGAGATAAGACAAGAGCATCCAAATGTATATGCTTCATTGGGATCTTCCGGGATGCTCTGTTGCCGTAAACAGCGAGGATCTCCACGGATTAGCAGTCACTCTTGGGGAACCGCAATTGACATCAATATAAAGGGAGCACTCGATGAACGAGGAGACGGCAGAGTACAATATGGGTTGACCTTGATTGCTCCCTTTTTCAATCGTTACGGGTGGGTTTGGGGTGCTGCATTTCGTAAGGAGGACGGGATGCACTTTGAAGCCAGCAAAAGCAAGCTCCTACAGTGGGAAGCGGAAGGAAAGATCCACAGTCAGCGTACGTGAAGGAGTAGCTAACCCACCGGGTTTAATCCGTACACGAAAGTGTGTGGGTAGTGCGAGGGCCGCGCTTGCCACAAAAGGAGGCACAGCATGAGTACACGAAGGACCAAACTAGCAGTGGTATGCGCATTGTTAACGATCGGAGTGCCAGCTTCTTTAGGAGCAGAATCCATTTACACTTCTTTAAAAGAGGAAGATTGCCATAATCCACCTTTGGCTATTTCTGCTGCTTACGATGCTGATGATCTCACTGTCCAAGAGTGTGCAGCTCCAAAGGGATGGAGGCTCTTTGTGGTTTCTTCTGAAGAGAGGTCATGGGTAGATATCAGTCGAGGTTCTTTTCTATGGAGCACCGAAAGAGCGGTGGTGTACGAAAATTCATTCGGTTTATTTCCCAATGTCGGAAGCGCAGTAGCTGAGTGGATGGTTGCAGGAGATGGGCGGCTATCTTCATTAATCTTTCGAATCTCCGCTCAGGATCCGAATCTGCCTGTCGCTGGCGGTAACGTTCGACGGGTCTCTCGACTCCTCGTCATCGATCTGCGAGACAAGGAGCCAACTTCCTGCGGACTAGCTAAAACCAATCAAGAAGCAAGAAACCTTGCGGCTAGGGGACGGTTATGCAGAGAGAAGTTGCCACAGAAGAAGTTTCGTTCACCCTCACCGTCAGTGCCGGGCGGCAAGAGCCTGCGGCGTCCTGCATGAATAACCAGTCGACCAAGGAAAATAATGGCCCTTCTCAGATCGCTGATTATCGAGTCGATAATCTTCTTCATTCTTGTTTTAACTGAAGCTAATGGCTCATATGGCAAAGAGGGCCTTGCCACTTTAGAGGGCCGATGGCAGGTGGTCGGAGTACGTATCGACGAGACACTTATGAGAACGCCTAATTACAACATCAACGATCCGGCACTCATGGGCCGATGGATCAAGATTACTAAGAACAAAATCACAACGAACTTGCCTGAAAAATCAAAGTGTCAGACTCCAAGCATAAAAGCAGAAACTTCTACGATTTCAGATTTGATCAACCTGACTATGGGGAGAACAGATTACAACCAAGACGAGCCTAATAAGTTCCGTTTGCCAGAAAACCCGAACGAGAAGCGGGAAGTGCTCTGGGTAACCTGTACAGAAGGAGACATTGGCCCCGATTACCCATTCGGACCAGAAAACTACAACTGGATCGCCCGCCTTTCGGACAACAAACTCGCACTGCGCTGGTACGACAACACCATCCTGCTGTTAAAGCGCCAGTAACCGATACCCAAGTACGCCCCGGACACAGCTCTACAGAACCTTGCACTCTCCTGACTCCTCTCCTACGGCGCCCACGCCCTCCCCCCCATTTACACAAAATCCTTCACACGCCCTTCGTAGTCGCGGGTACGAGCTTCGTAGGCGCGGGTACGAACTTCGTAGTCCCGGGTACGAGCTTCGTAGTCGTGGGTACGAACTTCGTAGTCGCGGGTGCGAGCTTCGTAGTCGCGGGTGCGAGCTTCATAGTCGTGGGTGCGAGCTTCGTAGTCGTGGGTGCGAGCTTCGTAGTCGTGGGTGCGAGCTTCGTAGTCGCGGGTGCGAGCTTCGTAGTCGTGGGTGCGAGCTTCGTAGTCGTGGGTGCGAGCTTCGTAGTCGTGGGTGCGAGCTTCGTAGTCATGGGTACGAGCTTCGTAGTCGTGGGTGCGAGCTTCGTAGTCGAAGGTACGAGCTTCGTAGTCGAAGGTACGAGCTTCGTAGTCGTGAGTACAAGCGTGGGAAT
Proteins encoded in this region:
- a CDS encoding DEAD/DEAH box helicase, encoding MKFTELQIPAEVQKGIDETGFTQCTPIQEKALPLALTGKDVAGQAQTGTGKTATFLISIFTKLLSQAKTGGEHHPRALILAPTRELVVQIEKDAQALGKYTGFNIQAIYGGVDYMKQRDALKAGADIVIGTPGRLIDYLKQKVYSVKDVEALVIDEADRMFDMGFIADLRFILRRLPPYDKRQNLLFSATLNTRVMELAYEFMNMPEKVSVTPEQMTAERVEQVLYHVSRKEKFPLLLGLLRKMGMERTMIFVNTKREAEYLQDRLNANEFPGKVISGDVEQRKRMKILADFKDGTLPIMIATDVASRGIHIEGVSHVINYDLPQDCEDYVHRIGRTARAGAEGMAISFADEDGAFYIEPIEDFIKQKIPTEWAEDDMFVHDYKRTKPRPRTELPHGRGGKPGDRGRSGDKGRPAGRGRSGSGSSKPAAGEKKVAAEKPATETVATAGEGTEAAKRKRPRRRKPKKAAEGTESNQPSQPDQP
- a CDS encoding helix-turn-helix transcriptional regulator; protein product: MTGKGRPAKKYSQAGRVHDVIRLIEARHGISISELAEETGVNKRTIHRDLAAIQEAGYPLISDWQDGEKVYRFLTRFKDVPPISFTLQELMTLSLLRSQLDLLKGTPFLEDMQSVFRKVNSVLPPRLAAHMERIAEVSLPLLQGKRDYSRCAESLQTIRHALLYQHSIVITYQPPNRPEPVEYLVDPYTLLFQKGGIYLLGYAQQRQALRTFAVERIAKVEPRQERFEIPEGFRPGQALGGAFGIVAEPPMDVVIHFSAGIAHAIKDRVWHASQQVKEERDGSLTLTFHAGGKMEILSWLLSYGAHAELISPPELREELTRLVQDTSRLYQTA
- a CDS encoding M15 family metallopeptidase, producing the protein MSPIRRFGTDRFSLPISTPGPLGHQDAASPDSPEWVIGETPGPLGFNDYADPSYRFRIEDGNSCRLTDKVPVPQHINRGLTAPSPDFLVLLLGKPRELYSNECERVTNPILASQMLVSQVGPFKVHGLRPAIESLKMILNEIRQEHPNVYASLGSSGMLCCRKQRGSPRISSHSWGTAIDINIKGALDERGDGRVQYGLTLIAPFFNRYGWVWGAAFRKEDGMHFEASKSKLLQWEAEGKIHSQRT